The proteins below come from a single Stutzerimonas stutzeri RCH2 genomic window:
- a CDS encoding glycosyltransferase: MPDTCSLDPQAIAIEAGETPARRQTTIVTVTYGDRLHYLRRLIEQAFAFEQITRVIVVSNASSAPLEQLTSRWPGQVRLIPLAQNTGSANGYAVGLEAALAEGAQYIWMMDDDNAPTASAVRLLHEELARLDDEVGLPNAAVLGFRRSQQEDIARGVPQRFIVQPRSSYFGFHVAQLPYKIWRRLPWGRPKGTPPRAIDLPFAPYGGMLAHRSLYQAIGLPLRELVLYADDTEYTRRITAMGGRLRLVTEALIDELELSWNIKAHTRNIYEAFLLGDSDFRAYYTARNQAWFDTYVWAASPWLYRLNRRIFLSLLRYVARRQRAPERLQLIEQAIRDGESHTLGMSQAFPLR; the protein is encoded by the coding sequence GTGCCTGACACCTGCAGCCTGGACCCACAGGCCATCGCTATTGAAGCCGGCGAAACACCGGCGCGAAGGCAGACCACCATCGTCACGGTGACCTATGGCGACCGCCTGCACTACCTGCGCCGCCTGATTGAGCAGGCATTCGCCTTCGAGCAGATCACCCGGGTAATCGTGGTCAGCAACGCCTCCAGCGCGCCGCTTGAGCAGCTGACCAGCCGCTGGCCCGGTCAGGTCCGACTTATCCCGCTTGCGCAAAACACCGGCTCGGCCAACGGCTATGCCGTGGGGCTGGAAGCTGCGCTCGCAGAAGGCGCCCAGTACATATGGATGATGGATGACGACAACGCACCCACCGCCTCTGCCGTGCGCCTGTTGCACGAGGAGCTGGCGCGGCTGGACGACGAGGTGGGTTTGCCTAACGCGGCGGTGCTGGGCTTTCGCCGCAGCCAGCAGGAGGACATCGCCCGCGGCGTGCCGCAGCGTTTCATCGTTCAGCCACGCTCCAGCTACTTTGGCTTCCACGTGGCGCAACTGCCCTACAAGATCTGGCGTCGCCTGCCCTGGGGCCGGCCAAAGGGTACGCCGCCACGGGCCATCGACCTGCCCTTCGCCCCCTACGGCGGCATGCTCGCGCACCGCAGCCTGTACCAGGCGATCGGCCTGCCGCTGCGCGAGCTGGTGCTCTACGCCGATGACACCGAGTACACCCGCCGCATTACCGCGATGGGTGGCCGCCTGCGGCTGGTCACCGAGGCATTGATCGACGAGCTGGAGCTGTCCTGGAACATCAAGGCCCACACCCGCAACATCTACGAAGCCTTCCTCTTGGGCGACTCGGATTTCCGCGCCTACTACACCGCCCGCAACCAGGCCTGGTTCGACACCTATGTCTGGGCTGCCTCGCCCTGGTTATACCGGCTGAACCGCCGCATCTTCCTCAGCCTGTTGCGCTATGTCGCCAGACGCCAGCGTGCCCCCGAGCGCCTGCAACTTATCGAGCAGGCGATCCGTGACGGTGAAAGCCACACGCTGGGCATGAGCCAGGCTTTTCCGCTGCGTTGA
- a CDS encoding glycosyltransferase family 4 protein, with amino-acid sequence MKVAIVHDWLVTYAGAERVLASLCAVWPDADLFTVIDFLSDEDRVHLGGKRATTTFIQQLPKARTHYQKYLPLMPLAIEQLDMSSYDLIISSSHAVAKGVLTGPNQLHISYVHSPIRYAWDLQHQYLHEASLERGIKAKLARMLLHYMRMWDQRTASGVDEFIANSHFIGRRINKSYRRQSTVIYPPVDTRQFTLHEAKEDFYLTASRMVPYKKIPLIIEAFAAMPDKRLIVIGTGPEMDKAREVAGPNVTLLGYQSFEVLRQHMQRAKAFVFAAEEDFGIAPIEAQACGTPVIAFGRGGVLETVRGLDHPEPTGVFYPEQNTASIIAAIATFEAQRSRISAANCRSNSERFSIERFQQEIRAFVEARLREARAYDGQDFFPSPAPNTPLYPAAVAPIKHA; translated from the coding sequence ATGAAAGTTGCCATCGTTCACGATTGGCTGGTGACGTACGCCGGCGCCGAGCGTGTGCTCGCCAGCCTGTGCGCCGTCTGGCCGGACGCTGATCTGTTCACCGTCATCGATTTTCTTTCCGATGAAGACCGCGTCCACCTCGGCGGCAAACGCGCCACCACCACCTTCATCCAGCAACTGCCGAAGGCGCGCACCCACTACCAGAAGTACCTGCCACTGATGCCGCTGGCCATCGAGCAGCTGGACATGTCTTCCTATGATCTGATCATTTCCAGCAGTCATGCGGTCGCCAAGGGCGTGCTGACCGGCCCCAACCAGCTGCATATCAGCTACGTGCATTCGCCCATCCGCTACGCCTGGGATCTGCAGCACCAGTACCTGCACGAAGCCAGTCTGGAGCGCGGCATCAAGGCCAAGCTCGCGCGCATGCTGCTGCATTACATGCGCATGTGGGACCAGCGCACCGCCAGCGGGGTCGATGAATTCATCGCCAACTCGCACTTCATCGGCCGGCGCATCAACAAAAGTTACCGGCGTCAGTCCACCGTGATCTATCCGCCGGTCGACACCCGCCAGTTCACCCTGCACGAGGCCAAGGAAGACTTCTATCTGACCGCCTCGCGCATGGTGCCGTACAAGAAGATCCCGCTGATCATCGAGGCCTTCGCGGCGATGCCGGACAAGCGCCTGATCGTCATCGGCACCGGCCCGGAGATGGACAAGGCACGCGAGGTCGCCGGCCCCAACGTCACCCTGCTCGGCTACCAGAGCTTCGAGGTGCTGCGACAGCACATGCAGCGCGCCAAGGCGTTCGTCTTCGCTGCCGAGGAGGATTTCGGCATTGCGCCGATCGAGGCTCAGGCCTGTGGCACACCGGTAATCGCCTTCGGCCGCGGCGGTGTGCTGGAAACCGTACGCGGTCTCGACCATCCCGAACCCACCGGTGTGTTCTATCCCGAGCAGAACACGGCCTCGATCATTGCCGCCATCGCCACCTTCGAAGCCCAGCGCTCGCGCATCAGCGCCGCAAACTGCCGCAGCAACTCGGAGCGTTTTTCCATTGAACGCTTCCAGCAGGAGATACGGGCGTTCGTCGAGGCGCGGCTGCGCGAAGCGAGGGCCTACGACGGCCAGGATTTCTTCCCTTCACCGGCACCCAATACGCCGCTCTATCCGGCTGCCGTGGCGCCAATCAAGCACGCCTAA